A region from the Anomalospiza imberbis isolate Cuckoo-Finch-1a 21T00152 chromosome 23, ASM3175350v1, whole genome shotgun sequence genome encodes:
- the UBXN10 gene encoding UBX domain-containing protein 10 encodes MATVAFQDSAPAHLCFPLGTATLPWASTMHVSRPKSAKGQRPSLSHRQGTKACPCHVPSSPPAASPRELVKSWRAPLTKAAFPPAQVSPEKIPKLLQEVPLKSSSSLNKYRVLPSIMRKGAGSSAVEALAERTNRLEVSEGQDDAPNTIKTFSGGQEFASTVSGSGIPTEESSHVHCAPEQWGRQARQESPWVFPASLEEPHVLLAVRSPSGRRFEHHFKPSDSLQTVLAVAGQKLLASYQHCSVETMEVPRRSFSDLTKSLQECGILPKSVLCIRQDEQHDAADL; translated from the coding sequence ATGGCCACAGTGGCTTTCCAGGACTCAGCACCAGCTcatctctgcttccctctggGCACAGCCACTCTGCCGTGGGCCAGCACCATGCACGTCTCCAGGCCCAAATCTGCCAAGGGACAGAGGCCAAGCCTGAGCCACCGTCAGGGCACGAAAGCCTGTCCGTGCCACGTGCCATCTTCCCCGCCAGCAGCCTCTCCTCGGGAATTAGTGAAGAGCTGGAGAGCACCGCTCACAAAAGCGGCGTtcccacctgcccaggtgtCTCCTGAGAAAATCCCAAAGCTCCTGCAGGAAGTGCCTTTGAAGAGCTCCTCCTCCCTGAACAAGTACCGGGTGCTCCCCTCCATCATGCGGAAGGGCGCAGGGAGCAGCGCCGTGGAAGCGCTGGCTGAACGGACCAACCGGCTGGAAGTGAGCGAGGGGCAGGACGATGCTCCAAACACCATCAAGACTTTTTCTGGAGGACAGGAATTTGCCAGCACAGTGTCAGGAAGTGGTATTCCCACTGAAGAGAGCTCCCACGTGCACTGTGCCCCTGAGCAGTGGGGAAGGCAAGCGAGGCAGGAGAGCCCTTGGGTGTTCCCTGCAAGCCTGGAAGAGCCACACGTGCTGCTCGCTGTCCGGTCTCCCTCTGGGCGGAGGTTTGAGCACCACTTCAAGCCCTCTGACAGCCTCCAGACGGTCCTTGCCGTGGCAGGACAGAAACTGTTGGCCAGTTACCAACACTGCAGCGTTGAAACCATGGAGGTGCCCCGGAGGAGCTTCTCTGACCTTACAAAGTCTCTTCAGGAGTGTGGGATCCTCCCCAAGTCCGTGCTGTGCATCCGACAGGACGAGCAGCACGATGCAGCAGATCTTTAG
- the LOC137487155 gene encoding group IIE secretory phospholipase A2-like, which produces MVRAATGRSALLSYSWYGCFCGIGGSGTPVDATDRCCQAHDCCYRRLREGGCSPLVTPYSFTSSEGHITCGNEQSWCERETCLCDTAVASCFASTLHSYNNSYRFYFKLKCQGSKLQCCPGQRKMKVLLVLTMLFACMLGLALASCNLAQFAVMIKQKTGKSPLAYNGYGCYCGWGGSKQPLDATDRCCHAHDCCYKKLVASGCSPKTATYKYVFRRNQITCGSGNSCQKWTCACDKKAVECFQRAASSYRKSYNNYPKSKCKGRTPSC; this is translated from the exons ATGGTCAGGGCGGCCACGGGGAGGAGCGCCCTGCTGTCCTACAGCTGGTACGGCTGTTTCTGCGGCATCGGGGGCTCCGGGACCCCCGTGGATGCCACCGACCG GTGCTGCCAAGCCCACGACTGCTGCTACAGGCGGCTGAGGGAGGGCGGGTGCAGCCCCCTGGTCACCCCGTACAGCTTCACCTCCAGCGAGGGGCACATCACCTGCG GTAACGAGCAGAGCTGGTGCGAGAGAGAGACCTGCCTGTGTGACACCGCAGTGGCCTCGTGCTTCGCGAGCACCCTGCACTCCTACAACAACTCCTACCGCTTCTACTTCAAGCTCAAATGCCAAGGCAGCAAGCTCCAGTGCT GCCCAGGTCAGAGGAAGATGAAGGTCCTGCTGGTGCTGACGATGCTGTTTGCCTGCA TGCTAGGACTGGCCCTTGCCAGCTGCAACTTGGCCCAGTTTGCAGTGATGATTAAGCAGAAGACCGGGAAATCGCCGCTGGCTTACAACGGATACGGCTGCTACTGCGGCTGGGGGGGGTCCAAACAGCCCCTGGATGCCACCGACAG GTGCTGCCATGCCCATGACTGCTGCTACAAGAAATTGGTCGCCTCCGGCTGCAGCCCCAAAACGGCCACCTACAAATACGTGTTCCGAAGAAACCAAATCACCTGCG GAAGCGGGAACTCGTGCCAAAAATGGACCTGTGCGTGCGACAAGAAGGCGGTGGAGTGCTTCCAGAGGGCAGCCAGCTCCTACCGCAAATCCTACAACAACTACCCCAAATCCAAGTGCAAGGGCCGAACACCCTCCTGCTGA
- the LOC137461733 gene encoding basic phospholipase A2 CoaTx-II-like: MELLLGGQGITVISLISPPPGLSPAHGSLLELHQMISEVTGKNALLYYGFYGCYCGLGGKGQPKDATDRCCQLHDTCYESLLKYHCDAKTRLYCYSWHYGRLSCSQGSRCAFLSCECDRSLALCLRRNGRSYKKLYQFYPNKLCR, from the exons atggagctgctgttggggGGGCAGGGAATCACGGTGATCTCCCTGATTTCCCCCCCTCCTGGCTTGTCCCCAGCCCACGGGAGCCTCTTAGAGCTGCACCAGATGATCTCAGAGGTGACAGGGAAAAATGCTCTTCTGTATTACGGCTTCTACGGCTGCTACTGCGGTCTGGGGGGCAAGGGGCAGCCCAAGGATGCCACAGACAG GTGCTGCCAGCTGCACGATACTTGCTACGAAAGCCTCCTGAAGTACCACTGCGATGCCAAGACACGCCTCTACTGCTACAGCTGGCACTATGGCAGGCTCTCCTGCA GTCAGGGCTCCCGCTGCGCCTTCTTGTCCTGTGAGTGCGACCGCAGCCTGGCGCTGTGCCTGAGGAGAAACGGCAGGAGCTACAAGAAGCTCTACCAGTTCTACCCCAACAAACTGTGCCGATGA